The Oceanicaulis alexandrii DSM 11625 DNA segment CCAGACGCTTGGACAGCTTGTCGCCGTCCGCGCCGACCAAAAGCGCAGTATGGCCCATGGCGGGCGCCGAGCCCTTGCCGCCCAGCGCTTCGAAAATCTCGATCTGCGCGGCCGAGTTGGTCACATGGTCTTCGCCGCGAATGATGTGAGTGACGTTTGAGTCCAGGTCATCCACAACGCTCGGCAGCGTATAAAGATAGCTGCCGTCAGCGCGGATCAGGATAGGATCGGAGACCGAGCTGGTTTCGATATGGCTCGGCCCGCGCACGAGATCAGTCCATTCGATGCGGCCGCCTGACAGCTTGAAACGCCAGTGCGGCTTGCGGCCTTCGGCGTCGAGCTTGGCCTTGTCCTCATCGGTCAGGCTGAGCGCGGCGCGGTCATAGACCGGCGGCTTGCTCTGGGCGCGCTGGATCTTGCGTTTGCGGTCCAGCTCATCCTCGGTCTCATAGCACGGATACAGAAGGCCCTGATCGATCAGGCTCTGTTTGGCCGCTTCATATTTGTCAAAGCGCTCGGACTGCTTGAACGTTTCGTCCCAGCTCAGTCCCAGCCAGGTGAGATCCGCCTTGATGGCGTCTTCATTATCCTGGGTGGAGCGCTCAAGGTCCGTGTCGTCGATCCGCAGCAAGACCGTGCCGCCCTGGCTCCGCGCGAACAACACGTTCAGCAAGGCGGTGCGCACATTGCCCACATGCAGGCGGCCTGTGGGACTGGGGGCGAAACGGACTTTCACGGTCATGGATATCGGCTCTGTTTCTATAAAGAGGCGCCGCACTGGTGCGCGACCTAAAGCGCGGCTTTAGACCGCCGCCAACGGCGCGTCAAACACCAGAGTGCGCAGGCTGACTTGATGATCTGTCCGGACAGGACGATGCTGGCGCCTAAACCGTGGGGAACGGCCATGACGTCACAATCCAAGCCGCCGATGGAACAAGGGCCGAAAGGCCCTCAGCTTGATGAATTGCTAGACGGGCTGATGGGCTGGAACCGGTCCTTTCTGAGGACTCTCTCTGATGGCTTGCTCGCGCCCGAACGGGTCGCCCACGCGGTTCTGATACAGGAGCGCGACACGTACGCCTCGCCGCTTCGACTTCTGATCTTTCTGTTCGGCATCTACACCGCCCTGACCGTCTTCATCGTCGGGGGAGACCTGCAGTCCATTGAAACCGTCACGCCTGCATCCGCTGAAGTTCTGGACGCCTGGCTTGTTGAGCAAGGGACGGATCTCGCGACGGTGAACGCGGTCTGGAGCTTCTGGCTCAACATCCTCGTCTGGCCGATCATGGTGATCTCTTCCTTCCCATTCGCGCTGCTGTTCAAGGCATTTGCGCCCAAGCGAACGCTGTACGGCGCGGTGCTGGTCTATCTGACCACGATCAACACCATGACGGCGGCGCTGATCATCTTGATGCTGGGCCTGGTTCTGGTTTCAGACAGCCAGACGACCATGATGCTGAGTCTTTTCCTCTCCACTGTGATCTATTTTTACGTCACTGCGCGGGTCGTCTCGGCGCATTATTCGAGCAGCCTGATCGGGACGATACTGAAGGTCTTTTCCTTCATGCTGTTGACCCCGGTCACACTAGTGATCACGGTTGCTCTGCAATTCCTTGCATTTGATCAGGTGATGGAGCATCGCTTTGATCTGAATGTCAGGGACATGATTGAATTAAGGGGAGACACAGCGCCATGAAATCACGCGAAATCCGGTTGACGCAACATTTCACCGGGCCGGTGAAATCGGACTATTTCGAGATGGCGGAAACGGAGCTGCCCGAACCCGCTGAGGGCGAGGTTGTTGTGCGCAACGCCTGGCTGTCGGTCGACCCCTATATGCGCGGCCGGATGATCGGGGTGAAAACCTATATCGACCCATTTGAAGTCGGCGCGCCTCTGGAAGGCGGCGCCGTGGGCCAGGTTGTCCAGTCCAAGGCCGACGGCTTTAAAGAAGGCGACTGGGTGATGAGCATGAAAGGCTGGCGCGAAGGCTATGTGGCCGCCGCCGACGGCCTGACCAAGATCGACGCCAGCGTGCTGCCGCCTGAAGCCTATCTGGGCGTGGCGGGCCTGACGGGCATGACCGCCTATATCGGCCTCAAGCGCATTATCGAGCTGAAAGAGGGCGAAACCTTGTGGATGAGCGCCGCCGCCGGGGCGGTGGGCTCGGCCGGCGTTCAATTCGCCAAAGCCATGGGCGCGAACGTCATCGCTACGGCTGGCGGAAAAGAGAAGACCGATTTCTGCACTGAGATCGGCGCCGACGCTGTGGTGGATTATAAGGCGACGGACGATCTGGCGGGCGCCGTGCGCGCCGCGGCGGAGCCCTTTGGCGGCGTCGACGCCTATTTCGAAAATGTGGGCGGCGACCATCTCCAGGCGGCGCTGGATGTGATCAAGCCCCATGGCCGCATGGCCGTGTGCGGCATGATCGCCCGCTATAACGACGACACGCCCCTGCCCGGCCCCACCAACCTGACCCAGATCATCGCCAAAAAGCTGAAGGTTCAGGGCTTCATCCTGTCAGACCATTTTGATCTGCAGGGCGAATTCATCAAAGACCTGTCCGATTGGATGATGGCGGGAAAAGTGAAAACCCGCGACACGGTCTATGACGGGATCGAACAGACGCCCGACGCCTTCATGGGCCTCTTCACCGGCGCCAATATCGGTAAAATGCTGGTCAAACTCTAAGCTCAAAGGGCCGGATGCGCTGATGGCGCATCCGGCCCTCTGCGCGACCCAAGATCGTCGCGCCCTCAACTACAGATTTATAGTATCGATTTATTCGCCATCCGGTCCGCCTGTTATACGTCTTGTGAAGAATTTGGCCCTATTGGTTTCCTGTACCGTTATTTGAGACAGGACGGTCGTCTTTCAGGCGTCCGAGGGTTCCCATGAACGTAGAACAATTGAACGCGCGTGCTGAAGGCCGTCTCGCCGGCTTGGTTGGACTGGATGTCATTGAAGCCAGCTCGACCCGCATTCGCGGCGCCCTGACGGTTCGTCCTGAACTGCAAGCGCCCACAGGCTTCCTGCATACCGCCACCATCATCGCCATGCTCGATACGTTGGCGGGCTATGGCGCCAGTATGAACATCCCGGATCGCTCGATCGGCTTCACCACGATTGAAGTCAGCTCCAGCTTCTTCGGCGCCGCCCGCGAAGGCCGCGTCATCGGCGAGGCCGTCCCCATCCACCGGGGCAGCACGACCCAGATCTGGTCGGCCAATTGCTGGCGCGAAAGCGACAACAAGGAAATCGCGGTGTTCCGCTGCACCCAGATGGTGCTCTATCCCCCGCGCCGCGGTGAACCCAAGGAAGAGTAGCTTTATCAGGGTCCCGTTTCAGGCCACATTGCCGCCCGTAGAGAACAGGGGGCGTGGATGAGCGTTTCAGAGCCGGGCGGGCAGGATCACAAGGGTCGCAAGGACCACGAAGACCTGATCGAGGATACTCTGGGCTTCAATTTGAGAAGCCTTAAAACGCTGTACGCCCTGTTCGCGACGCCTCGCGCGGTCATGCAAGCCATCGTTGAGCGTGACCGCGAACAGTACACCCCTATGATCCGCTTGTTTCTCGGGCTGATGGGCGCCCAGATCGCCCTGTCCGTGATCTGGGGCGGGCATGCCGGCATCCTGGAGCAATCGCTTACACAGCTTCCCGAAGAGCAACTTCAAGACCTGCAGACACTCATCGGTCGGCCTCTCGAAGAGTTCTACGTGCTATTCGGGCGGATCGCCGGCTTCCTTCAGCCCTGATCGTTGGACTGTTCACAGCGTTCTCTGTGCTGGCCCTTCGATTAATGGGTGAAAAACGGTCACTCAGCGTCAATCTCAACCTGATGTTCGCGATTCTGAACGCCGGCAGCACCATCGGCCTGGCGTTGATGATCCCTCAAACACAGTTCGGCCTGCCGTTTGTGATCTCTCTGTGCCTTGTCATGCTAGGTTATTTCCAGGCGTTCTTCAGAGGCATGCCCGACAGCGTCATCGGAACAGGCGCCAAGCGCTGGGGCTACAGCCTGTTGATGACGGTCTTGCTGATGGTCCTGATATTTGCTGGCGGCATCGTGATGCAGATCACGGCTATGCTGGGCGCTTACGTCTGGCCCTGACGCCCAATGCGGTATAGGCGTCCCAGAACGCCGCCGCCAACACACGCCGCCACAAAGGCCGCCAGCGTGTCATTTCCGAACATATGCAGGAAACCTGCATAGGACAGGCAGGCCGTCGCCACGGCCAGCCCGGTCGCGCTGATTCTGTTCAGCCATGAAACAGGTGCTTGGGTCATGGTTTCCTAAAAGCAAACAACGGGCCGTTTTCGAAGGCCTTTGTTTACCATAACGCGCAATTTCGCGTTAGGACTGCAAACCAATTCAGCTCATACGCCTGTATAGCCTTGCAATCAGGGCTCAGAATCGCGCTTCATGGCGCTGTCCAATGTTGGCGGCGAACGATTCTCACGCTGCCGCCTTATCCAACCAGTGGGGGGAACCCTGATGAATAAATCTGAACTCGCCAAAGCCATCGCCGACAAAGCTGGCATCACCAAAGCCCAAGCCGGCGACGCCATCGACGCGTTCGCTGACGCCATCGTCGGCGCTGCGAAGTCTGATGACTCCGTGCAACTGGCGGGCTTCGGCACCTTCCACGCCAAACACCGTGAAGCGCGCGAAGTGCGCAACCCGCGGACTGGCGAGAAAATGATGTCCAAAGCCAAGACCCAGCTGGCCTTCCGTCCGGCTTCGGCTCTGAAAGACATCTAAGTGTTTTCCGCCTTCGGGCGGATCAGGCTGAGCGAGACCGCCGCCCTAACAGGCGGCGGTTTTGTTTTGGGAGCTGATGGCCGCCATCGACGTTCAGGAACCTGGACCCAGCAGGCGCTCCACAGCCGCGTCAGCCGCCTCCAGCGCCCCTTCGATCAAGCCGCCATGACTGCGCGCAGCCTCAGCGCCTGCGAACGCCAGGCGCCCCTCAAACCAAACCTGCGACAACGCCGGCTCGCCATAAGGCGGATGCTCACGCGGCCCTGGACTGTCCGCTGGCGTCGCGGTCAGGCGGTCTGCCGACCAGTCCTTGAAAACAATCTCAGACGGCTTGGCGGCCTGGGCGCCGAACAGACGTTCGAGCTGAGCGAGGGTCTCAGCCTGAAGCGTCTCTGACCGGCGTCGACGCACGCCCGCCGGCCAGCCATAAAATCCGAACAGCGCGAAACAGCCCGCTTCATCATCGCTATGATCCACCACCTCCATGAGCGGCCCGACCTGACTCACCGCCGAGCCGGACAAGCCCGCCTCGCGCCAGAAGGGGGTGTCATAGCTCAGAGAAATCTTGGCGTGGGCGGCCATCCAGGTCGGCCAGCGCTTCAGGGCGGCGCTGAGTGTCTGAGGCGGCCCCGGCGTGAACGACCAGCCCGCCACGAGCGGCGGCGGAACAGCGATAATCACCTGGCGGGCGCGGTATGTGTCGCCGGTCACAAGGCCGAGCTCGACCCCATCATCGATAGACAGCGCATTGACTTCAGCACTCAGGATCAGCCGCGCCGCTGGCAGCTGTGCCGCCATGGCGAGGGCCAGGTGAAAGGGGCCGCCCTCCAGGCGTGCGGCGTCAGCGTAGCGTTTGGGAAAATCCAGTGTCTGGGTCCCGGCCGCCGTTTCATAGCGCAGGGCGCCGCTTTCAGGCTGAGGGAAGTCACGAAGGCCTAGCGCGTTTAAGAGCGCACGCACTCGCGGCTGATGCGCGGGCCAGACCCAGGACGGACCCAGGTCGAGACCCGCTTGCGCATAGGCGCGCCCTCCAACCCGGTCGCGCGCTTCGAGAACCGCATAATCCAGCTCGCACGCCTGCGCACGCGCAGCAGCGCGCAGGCCGCTTATCCCGGCGCCGACGATAATCAGGTCGAGCATGGCGTTGAACTCTGGCGCGCGCCTACTCCGCCGCGACGCTGCGCTTGAGACCTTGAGCGGGTTTCAGCGCATCCGAAATCTGGAACGCCATTTCCAACGCCTGGTCGGCGTTCAGGCGCGGATCGCAATGGGTGTGATACCGGCTCGACAGATCCGCTTCGGACAGATGTCCTGCGCCGCCGACGCATTCGGTCACGTCCTGACCCGTCATCTCGAAATGCACCCCGCCCGGCTCGGCGTCCTCAGCGCGCAAGACTTCGATGAAGGTGCGCAGCTCAGACAGCACCTTGTCGAAATCGCGGGTCTTGTAGCCATTGGCCGCCTTGTGGGTGTTGCCGTGCATCGGATCACACGACCAAATCACATTGCGCCCTTCAGACTGCACCTTGCGCACCAGCGGAAGCAGGCCGTCGGCCACCTTGTCCGCGCCCATGCGCACATACAGGATCAGGCGCCCCGCCTCATCGCGCGGGTTGAGCACGTCGATCAGGCGGATCAGCTCGTCAGGATCAAGCGTCGGGCCGCATTTGAGTCCGACCGGGTTTTCCAGGCCGCGCATGAACTCCACATGGGCATGGTCAGGCTGACGCGTCCGGTCGCCGATCCACAGCAAATGGGCGCTGGTGTCATACCAGCGGCCGGAATTGCTCTCCATCCGGGTCATCGCCTGCTCGAACGGCAGGTGCAGCGCTTCGTGAGAGGTGAAGAAATCCACCCCTTCCAGCGACGGCGCGCCATCGGGCGTCACGCCGCAGGCGCGCATGAAGGCCAGCGCCTCGCCAATGCGGTCGGCATATTCCTGATAGCGTTCACCCGCCGGGCTGCCCGCCAGGAAATCGAGCGTCCACTGGTGGACGTTGTGAAGGTCGGCATAACCGCCCGACGCCAGCGCACGCAGCAGGTTCAACGTCGCGGCCGACTGGTCATAGGCGCGGATCAGGCGCTCAGGGTCGGGCACACGCGCCTCTTCGGTGAACGCCATGTCATTGATGGAATCGCCGCGATAGCTGGGCAGGGTCACGCCGTCGATGGTCTCGCTATCCGACGAGCGGGGCTTGGCGAACTGGCCTGCGATCCGGCCCACTTTCACCACCGGCTTGGCGCTGGCGAAGGTCATCACCACCGCCATTTGCAGCAGCACGCGGAAGGTGTCGCGTACAGTCTCGGCGGAGAACTCCTTGAAGCTCTCGGCGCAATCGCCGCCCTGCAGCAAAAAGGCCTGCCCTGCGGACACATTGGCGAGCTGGCTTTTCAGCCGGCGCACTTCACCCGCAAAGACCAGCGGCGGGCGCTTGGCGAGCTCGGATTCCACCCAGTAAAGCTTATCCATATCGGGATAAGTCGGTAATTGCTTACCGGGTTTGGATCTCCAGCTCTCAGGGCTCCACACAGTCATGGCCTTCGCCTTTCTAGAATTTGGCCGGACATATTAGCGGCGATTGTGCAACGCAGTAAGCCCCGAGTGTAAGCTCGCGGGGCATACTGTATCGTAAACACCACAATTATCGTCTCAGTTGAATTTTTTACTCGGGCGCCCTCTATTGGGGAATTCAACTTCCAACAGGGCAAGAGGCGATCTCATGACCATCACCATCACAGGCATTTCTCATCAATCCGGCGCCATTTTCACCGCACAGTTCACGGTCAGCGGCAGCAGCATCACGCATTCAGACCTGGCGGTCGAATTCCAGTCGGACGCCAGCAAGAGCTTTGCAGACGTCCAGGCTGACGCCTTGAGCGCCGCCACTTCCGCCTTGCAGGGCTAGACCGTGTCTCGAATTGCGCGCGGCTACTCCGCTGCGCGCAATTCAGGCGGAATCCATTTTTCCTTCATGGTGACCAGTTCCTCGGCCACGCTGGGATGGACGGCGCAGGTTTCGTCAAACTGGGCTTTGGTCAGTCCCGCCTTCACCGCAATGCCGACCGCCTGAATGATTTCAGGGCTGTCATCACCCACCAGATGCACGCCGACGACCACCTGATCGGAGGCGCGCACGATCATCTTCATCATCATCCGGTCAGGATGATCGGTGATGATGCCCTTCATGGGCCGGAACTGGGATTTGTAGATATCCACTTCGCCGAATTCGTGGCGCGCCTCGGCTTCGGTCAGCCCCACCGTGCCAACGGGCGGCTGGGTGAAGACGGCGCTGGCGATGGTTGAGTGATCATAGGCGTTGGGCGTGTCGCCATAGACCGTATCCACAAACGCCGCGCCTTCGCGGATCGCAACCGGGGTCAGGTTCACCCGGTCGGTCACATCACCCACGGCGTAAATGTTCTCGACGCTGGTCTGGGAAAACTTGTCGACCTTGATCGCGCCCTTCTCGTTCACTTCGACGCCGGCGCTCTCAAGCCCTAATCCCTTGGTGTAGGGGTCGCGGCCAATGGCGAAGACGACCTGATCCACATCCTCGATCACATCGCCATTATCGAGCGTGATGCGTTTGGTCTTCGTGTCCTCGTCGGTCAGTTCGATCTTCTCGAACACAGCATGGGTGATCACGCGCACGCCAGCCTCTTTCAGGCCTTCATGGACGGCGGTGCGCACATCATCATCAAACCCGCGCAGCACAGTCTCGCCGCGATAAACCAGGCAAGTCTCGACGCCCAAACCTGCAAACACCTGGGCGAACTCCACCGCGATATAACCGCCGCCTGCGATGACGATATGCTTGGGCAGCTTGGGCAGATGGAACAGCTCGTTGGAGGTGATCGTATGCTCGACGCCCGGCAGACTCTCATCCTTGTTGGGCGCGCCGCCCACAGCGATCAGGATGTGTTTCGCCGTCACGGTCCGATCCTGTTTGACCAGGCGGATGGTGTTGGGGCCTTCAAGCTCGGCCCGGTCTTCGATCAGCTCCACGCCAGCGTTTGCGAGATTGCGCGAATAGATGCCTGACAGGCGATCCACTTCAGCGTTCATGGTGTCGCGGAAGGTCGGCCAGTGAAACTCCGGCGACCCTACATCCCAACCATAGGCCTTGGCCTGTTTGAAGCTTTTGGAAAAGCCCGAGGCGTACACCATGTACTTCTTGGGCACGCAGCCGCGGATCACGCAGGTGCCGCCGGGACGGTATTCCTCGGCGACGGCGACTGTCTTGCCCTTCATGGCGCTCAGGCGTGACGCGCGGACCCCGCCAGAACCTGCGCCAATGGTGAACAGGTCATAGTCAAACTCGTGATCGGCCATTGCGCGCCCTCTTCGTGATTCACTCAAATCTGCATGCGTATGTGTGCTTGCATACCGGATAGGTCAAATCACATGGGTGCGGAAGATGGGGAAACCGCTTATGCGCCCTCATTTGAAAGAGGCGCCGCTCGCCTGAGAGGTGGCGTCGCCGCTGAAATTCTCCTATCAAGATAATCCGTCACTGATGAGCGCGGATTGTGAGCGACCTCAAAACCATCCCTGACACCCCCCACCATGCCGGTCATCGCGACCGACTGCGTGCGCGCTTTTCAGAAGCCGGCGGTCAGGGGCTGGCCGATTACGAGCTTTTAGAGCTGGCGCTGTTTCGCTCCATCCCGCGTCGCGACGTGAAACCGCTCGCGAAGGCTTTGATCGCCCGGTTCGGAAGCTTGGGCGGGGTCTGCGCGGCGGAACTGCACCAGCTCAAGGACATCAAGGGCGTGTCGGAAAAGACCGCCCTAGATCTCAAACTGCTCGAAGCCCTGGCCGTGCGCATGGCGCGTGAACAGGTGGTGGGACGTCCGGTCCTCTCAAGCTGGTCTGCCTTGCTCGATTACCTGCGTACGGCCCTGCAGCACGCCTCCACCGAGCAGTTCCGGGTGTTGTATCTCGACAAGAAGAACCGTCTGGTCGCTGACGAACATCAGGCGCGAGGCACGGTGGATCATGCGCCAGTCTATCCGCGGGAAGTGGTCAAACGCGCCCTGGCGCTGGACGCCAGCGCCCTGATCCTGGTGCACAACCATCCCAGCGGCGATCCGACGCCGTCTCACGCCGATATCGAGATGACCAAGCTGGTCATCAGCGCCGCCAAACCCTTCAACATCGTGGTCCATGACCATCTGGTGATCGGACGCGAACGCACGGCGAGCTTCAAAAGTTTGGGATTGCTTTAGACCTTCAGCGCCTTAGCCTGCCTCAAACAGGGATCGGGGAGGCGCGTCATGCTGCGTATCATTCTGGCCGGGCTCGCCATTATGGCCTTGCTGACGACGGGTTTCTCGCTGGCGGCCCGTTCGGCGACCACGTCCCAGGACCTGCTCTTTTACAACGGGGTGATCCGCACCGCGTCTGAACCGGGTGTGGCGGATGCGCTCTACATGCGCGACGGCGTGATCATCGCCGTGGGCGACCTGGGCGCCGTCGAAGCCGCAGCGCCTCGCAACGTCAGACGGTTTGATCTTGAGGGCGGCGCCCTCACCCCCGGCCTGATCGAGCCGCACACCCATCCTCTCGCCGCCGGGCTTCTGGGACAGGCGATCAATCTGTCCGGTCCCCATTCGGGCGGAAGGGCTGAAGTGATAGCCCTGATCGAACAAGGGCTGGCGCGCGGCGGGCCAAGCCCCTGGGCGATTGGATTTGGTTGGGACCCTGTGCTGTTGGGCGATATCGACGCGCCCAGCCTCGAAGAGCTCGACGCCCTGTCGCCTGACCAGCCTTTGGTGATCCTGACCCAGATGATGCATCAGGCCTTCGCCAACACCGCCGCATTTGAGGCGTCAGGCATCAGCGCAGACACGCCCGATCCGGAGCATGGGTATTTTGAACGCGACGCCACAGGCGCCCTGACGGGACGCGTGGTGGAGGTGGACGCCGTCAGCCAGCTCATGTCCGGAGTTCCGACGCCCTCAGATGCGGCGCTCGAATTCATCCTGGGGGACGCCTACGCCGAATACGCCCGGTCCGGATACACCACCATCGGCATTACGGGTCTGGTTGGACGCGCACGCGACCCGCTGGCGATCCTTGAAACCATCGCAACCTCTCCCCGCCCCGCGCTGAACACGGTGTTGTACCTGCTGCCCGAGCAAGCGGCGCACGGTTACACCCTGTTTGATCACGCCCGCTCTGACGCCGTGATCACCCGCGTCGCCGGGCTCAAGCTATGGCTGGACGGCTCGCCCTTTGTGGGCGGCGCCGCGACCTCTGAGCCCTATGCCGACAGCGCTTTTAACGCCGACGTGCTGGGCCTGCCGCCGGGATGGCGCGGACCGCTGGCGATCCCGCCCGAGACTGCGCTGGCGCACGCGTTTGAAGCGCAGCAATCGGGCGTGCAGATGGCGTTCCACGTCCAGGGCGAACGCGCGATAGATCTGGCGCTTGATGTGATCGACGCGGCCCAGCGCGCCCATCCTCAATCCGGTCTTCATCACCGTCTGGAGCATCTGGCTCTGGCGACGCCCCAGCAGATCGAGCGTGCAGCTGAACTGGGCGTCTCATTGGGCTTCTTCCCCGACCATATCGGCTATTACGGCCACCGTCTGGAGGCCATGTTCGGGGCTGAGCGCGCCGGGCGCTACATGCCCATTCAGGCTGCGATGGAGAGCGGCGCCGTGGTGACCATTCATGGGGATCATCCCGCCAGCGCCATCGACGCCGCGCGCGTGATGACCTTGCCGGTCTCGCGGCTTACGCCCGACGACGCGACTCTGGGCGACACGGTCAGCGCCGAAGACGCGTTTGCGATGATGACGATCAATGCCGCCCGTCAATTGGGATTGGATGATCAGATCGGATCGCTGGAGCCGGGCAAGCGCGCGGATCTGGCCCTGTTTGATCGCGACCCAGTGCAGGCGCTCGAGACCGGCGAGCAATTCACCGCCCAGCACACCTGGATCGCGGGGCGCCCGGTGGACCAGCGTGCATGGTCGCTCGACCGGCTGGGGCGGCTTCTCAAAGCCGCCTGGGGGCAAATGACGCGCTAAGGGCCGCTAGGCCTTCGGCTTGGCGGGCTCCCACAGCTCGATCTTGACCCCGTCAGGGTCCAACAGCCAGGCGAAGTGTCCATAGTCGAACTGTTGCGGTTCACCGATCAAGGCGACACCTGCCGCCTTGATCCGCGCCAGCAGGGCGTCAAGATCCTCGACGATCAGATTCACCATAAAGGCCTGCTCTGACGGGGCGAAATAATCAGACCCGTCCTCAAAACGGGCGAAGATGGTGCGCGCGCCGTCACCAAAGGTTTCAGCAGCCTCAGCATGGGGAAAGTCGAAACCCCCATAAGAATTTAGCTCCAGACCTAACACCTCTTGATACCAACGCTTGGCCGCGTCAGGATCAGCGGACTTCACGAATATGCCGCCGACGCCGCGTACTGGCATGTCGATCTCCTTGTTTACCCTGTCTCACGGTGACCCATGCCTGCTGCCCCGTCCAATTTTTTCACCCATCTTGAATGCTCGATGACGGGGGCGCGCATCGAGGCCGATGCGCCGCAAAACCTCTCCCCCGAAGGCTGGCCGCTTCTGGCGCGGTATGATCTTGAGGCCATGAAGAGCCGACTTGATCGTGACGCCATCGCCGCACGCTCGGCCATGGACCAGCCCGGATTCTGGAAATGGCGCGAACTGCTGCCCGTCGCGAAGGACGAGGATGTTGTGTCGCTGGGCGAAGTGGATACGCCCCTGATTTATGCGGCAGGCACGGCGGCGCAGATCGGCGCGACCGGGCGCCTGTGGGTCAAGGATGAGGGGCGCCTGCCGACGGGCAGCTTCAAGGCGCGCGGACTGGCGCTGGCCGTCTCCATGGCGAAATCGTATGGCGTGAAAACCATGGCCATGCCCACCAACGGCAATGCCGGCGCCGCGCTGTCCGCCTATGGCGCGCGGGCCGGAATGACCACCTATTCCTTCTGCCCTGAAGACACCCCGGACGTGAATGTGCGCGAGATCGCCGCCCAGGGCGGCAAGGTGTTTCGCGTCAACGGCCTGATCCATCAGTGCGGAGCGATCGTCGGCGCGCTGAAAGAGCAGATGGGCTGGTTTGACGTCTCCACCCTCAAGGAGCCCTACCGGATCGAGGGCAAGAAGACGATGGGGATCGAGCTGGCCTGGCAATTGGGCTGGAAACTCCCCGATGCGATCTTTTACCCCACCGGCGGCGGCACCGGCCTGATCGGCATGTGGAAAGCCTTTGATGAAATGGAAAAGCTGGGCTGGATCGGCTCTGAACGTCCCAAGATGTTCGCTGTTCAGGCCGAAGGCTGCGCGCCCATCGTGAAAGCGTATGAAGCGGGGGAAGAGCACGCGCCGGAATGGCTGGACGCGCATACTTTCGCCGCCGGCATTCGCGTGCCCAAGGCCATTGGCGATTTCCTGATCCTGCGCGCCGTACGCCAAAGCGGCGGCGCAGCGCTGTCGGTCAGCGAAACCCAGATCGAAGCCGCCCGGCAACTTTGTGGGCGCGAGGACGGTCTGTTGCTCTGCCCCGAAGGCGCGGCGACGCTGGCGGCCGCTCAGTCCGCTCTGGATCGCGGTCTGGTGGAGCGTGACTCAGAGATGGTGCTGTTTAATTGCGGTTCGGGCCTGAAATACCCGCTGCCTGATCCGGCGCGCTCTCTGGATCGTACAAAGCCCATCACACCGGACATGCTTAAAGGCTGACTTGAAAGACTGAATCCGCCTCACTGAATCGTAATGCACACGAGCCTTTAACTGAATCACCTGCCTATCGCATAACCCCGGCCTCTCTGATTCGAGCCTAAGGGACCGCAATGAGCACCCCAGCGCCTTTCACCGCCAAACGGCCGGCCGCCCGGAACGCCTGGACCGCGCTTGGTGTTTTGCTCGTGGTCTATCTGGTCAATTTCATGGA contains these protein-coding regions:
- the radC gene encoding RadC family protein, with product MSDLKTIPDTPHHAGHRDRLRARFSEAGGQGLADYELLELALFRSIPRRDVKPLAKALIARFGSLGGVCAAELHQLKDIKGVSEKTALDLKLLEALAVRMAREQVVGRPVLSSWSALLDYLRTALQHASTEQFRVLYLDKKNRLVADEHQARGTVDHAPVYPREVVKRALALDASALILVHNHPSGDPTPSHADIEMTKLVISAAKPFNIVVHDHLVIGRERTASFKSLGLL
- a CDS encoding VOC family protein, translating into MPVRGVGGIFVKSADPDAAKRWYQEVLGLELNSYGGFDFPHAEAAETFGDGARTIFARFEDGSDYFAPSEQAFMVNLIVEDLDALLARIKAAGVALIGEPQQFDYGHFAWLLDPDGVKIELWEPAKPKA
- a CDS encoding class II 3-deoxy-7-phosphoheptulonate synthase, which codes for MTVWSPESWRSKPGKQLPTYPDMDKLYWVESELAKRPPLVFAGEVRRLKSQLANVSAGQAFLLQGGDCAESFKEFSAETVRDTFRVLLQMAVVMTFASAKPVVKVGRIAGQFAKPRSSDSETIDGVTLPSYRGDSINDMAFTEEARVPDPERLIRAYDQSAATLNLLRALASGGYADLHNVHQWTLDFLAGSPAGERYQEYADRIGEALAFMRACGVTPDGAPSLEGVDFFTSHEALHLPFEQAMTRMESNSGRWYDTSAHLLWIGDRTRQPDHAHVEFMRGLENPVGLKCGPTLDPDELIRLIDVLNPRDEAGRLILYVRMGADKVADGLLPLVRKVQSEGRNVIWSCDPMHGNTHKAANGYKTRDFDKVLSELRTFIEVLRAEDAEPGGVHFEMTGQDVTECVGGAGHLSEADLSSRYHTHCDPRLNADQALEMAFQISDALKPAQGLKRSVAAE
- the gor gene encoding glutathione-disulfide reductase codes for the protein MADHEFDYDLFTIGAGSGGVRASRLSAMKGKTVAVAEEYRPGGTCVIRGCVPKKYMVYASGFSKSFKQAKAYGWDVGSPEFHWPTFRDTMNAEVDRLSGIYSRNLANAGVELIEDRAELEGPNTIRLVKQDRTVTAKHILIAVGGAPNKDESLPGVEHTITSNELFHLPKLPKHIVIAGGGYIAVEFAQVFAGLGVETCLVYRGETVLRGFDDDVRTAVHEGLKEAGVRVITHAVFEKIELTDEDTKTKRITLDNGDVIEDVDQVVFAIGRDPYTKGLGLESAGVEVNEKGAIKVDKFSQTSVENIYAVGDVTDRVNLTPVAIREGAAFVDTVYGDTPNAYDHSTIASAVFTQPPVGTVGLTEAEARHEFGEVDIYKSQFRPMKGIITDHPDRMMMKMIVRASDQVVVGVHLVGDDSPEIIQAVGIAVKAGLTKAQFDETCAVHPSVAEELVTMKEKWIPPELRAAE
- a CDS encoding amidohydrolase; amino-acid sequence: MLRIILAGLAIMALLTTGFSLAARSATTSQDLLFYNGVIRTASEPGVADALYMRDGVIIAVGDLGAVEAAAPRNVRRFDLEGGALTPGLIEPHTHPLAAGLLGQAINLSGPHSGGRAEVIALIEQGLARGGPSPWAIGFGWDPVLLGDIDAPSLEELDALSPDQPLVILTQMMHQAFANTAAFEASGISADTPDPEHGYFERDATGALTGRVVEVDAVSQLMSGVPTPSDAALEFILGDAYAEYARSGYTTIGITGLVGRARDPLAILETIATSPRPALNTVLYLLPEQAAHGYTLFDHARSDAVITRVAGLKLWLDGSPFVGGAATSEPYADSAFNADVLGLPPGWRGPLAIPPETALAHAFEAQQSGVQMAFHVQGERAIDLALDVIDAAQRAHPQSGLHHRLEHLALATPQQIERAAELGVSLGFFPDHIGYYGHRLEAMFGAERAGRYMPIQAAMESGAVVTIHGDHPASAIDAARVMTLPVSRLTPDDATLGDTVSAEDAFAMMTINAARQLGLDDQIGSLEPGKRADLALFDRDPVQALETGEQFTAQHTWIAGRPVDQRAWSLDRLGRLLKAAWGQMTR